Part of the Amblyraja radiata isolate CabotCenter1 chromosome 27, sAmbRad1.1.pri, whole genome shotgun sequence genome is shown below.
ACTTCTGAAACTCCTGCCCTGTCTCTCAGAATTCAAGAAAAAATCATTTTGCAGAAATCTGCTCTCTAGTTATCCTGTGCTCCATCGCCGATGACAAAGGTGCAATTTCAAACAGAGATTTAACATTTAAACTTCATATTTTACAGGATTGATGCAGAAATCAGTGATATTCCCAACCAAAACAGCCACCAGCTTCGTCAAGTTGAATGCAGCTGGTTTCTCTGATTTGAATGCCTTTACTGTCTGCCTCAGAGCAGCCTCTGAAGAGAACCGTAATTACACTTTGTTCTCCTGCGCAGTAACCGGATCCAACAATGAGCTGCTGATTTTGCAAAAGAGTAATGCACAACTTGACCTGTATTTAGGATCTGTTATAACGGGATTTTCCCTCCCAAAAATGGATGCCTGGTTGAGACACATCTGTGTGAGCTGGGAGTCTCAAAATGGTGAGATAACAGCCTGGGTCAATGGGAGACGTAGTCTAAGGAAGGTTAGTAGTAAGGATGGAGTTGTGAAAAATGGTGGCCAGTTTTTTCTTGGTCAGGAGCAAGACTCAGTCGGTGGTAAATTTGACATCGAACAATCCTTTGTCGGAGAGATAACTGATGTTAATATGTGGGATCGTGCTCTAAAACCCTATGAGATTGAGTTGATCAGTCAGGGGTGTTATAATATTGGAGGGAACCTCATTGACTGGGGATCAACAACATTTACAACAGGAGGGAATGTCATAATTAAAGACAATAATGATTgtacattttaaatgttttggCTCCAAAAAGCATTTAAATGTGCAGAGGGGAACACAATCTCCTCAAACTACTGCAGCTGAATATGACCTTGCTTTGCGATCTTTCCTCTCTAAACCAGATTAGTAGTAAAAGTAATGTTGATTCCAGAATAAAGGGCTATTTACGTCGGGGTAAGGGACAACTCACTGTCCTTCCAGTTTCTCATCCCCCTCACTGACAGGGTAATGGCTTCAAACTCAATACACAAGAGTCTCGGCCATTCTCCGTCACAcattgagagagggatggggagcggGGAACCATGGTGATGTCTATAGGGATCAGCAGGGTGTAAACCCCAGGGCActgccccacacactgacccttgACTGAAGCCCAGAGACTGCTCAGAACAGACAAGTCCGCCCTCTTTAACCAGACTCCCCTCCTCGTCCATTCTGCTGGAGCCCTTCCCCAAATCCCACTGGGAATAGTTGGGCATCCCAATTAAAAGATGCAGCAGTACAGAGCAGTGTCCAGGGCATTTGGTGCCATCTCTCTGACA
Proteins encoded:
- the LOC116988570 gene encoding C-reactive protein-like isoform X2, producing MKPFVTIVLVLCIYVSESGSAGLMQKSVIFPTKTATSFVKLNAAGFSDLNAFTVCLRAASEENRNYTLFSCAVTGSNNELLILQKSNAQLDLYLGSVITGFSLPKMDAWLRHICVSWESQNGEITAWVNGRRSLRKVSSKDGVVKNGGQFFLGQEQDSVGGKFDIEQSFVGEITDVNMWDRALKPYEIELISQGCYNIGGNLIDWGSTTFTTGGNVIIKDNNDCTF